A genomic window from Coccinella septempunctata chromosome 9, icCocSept1.1, whole genome shotgun sequence includes:
- the LOC123320013 gene encoding ruvB-like 2 — MAAAAAAKIAEVRETTRVERIGAHSHIRGLGLNDSLEARNVSQGMVGQLTARKAAGIVLQMVRDGRIAGRAVLLAGQPGTGKTAIATALAASLGHDTPFTSMAGSEIYSLEMSKTEALTQAIRKSIGVRIKEESEIIEGEVVEIQVDRPATGVGSKIGKLILKTTDMETIYDLGGKMIDSILKEKVQSGDVITIDKATGKITRLGRSFARARDYDATGHQTRFVQCPEGELQKRKEVVHTVTLHEIDVINSRTHGFLALFSGDTGEIKPEVREQINGKVAEWREEGKAEIIPGVLFIDEVHMLDIECFSFLNRALENEMAPIVIMATNRGITKIRGTNYKSPHGIPLDLLDRLIIVPTQPYEEKELREILSIRCEEEDCQMTDNALTVLTRIAKETSLRYGMQLIMTSFLIAKKRKAPEVDVEDIKRAYTLFFDDGRSVQFLREYQQEFLYSADDDVQMEIEESDQ, encoded by the exons atgGCT GCAGCAGCGGCAGCGAAAATAGCAGAAGTGCGTGAAACTACTCGCGTTGAACGAATTGGGGCCCATTCCCACATTAGAGGTCTGGGATTAAATGACAGCCTTGAAGCCAGAAAT GTTTCTCAGGGGATGGTTGGACAACTCACAGCTAGAAAAGCTGCTGGTATTGTTCTCCAAATGGTTCGTGATGGTAGAATTGCAGGAAGAGCGGTTCTTTTGGCCGGACAACCTG GTACTGGAAAAACTGCTATAGCTACAGCCTTGGCAGCATCTCTTGGACATGACACTCCATTCACAAGTATGGCAGGATCTGAAATTTACTCGCTGGAAATGAGCAAGACTGAAGCTCTTACCCAAGCAATAAGAAAAAGTATTGGAGTTAGAATCAA GGAAGAAAGTGAAATAATTGAAGGAGAAGTGGTCGAAATCCAAGTTGACAGACCGGCCACCGGAGTCGGTTCAAAAATCGGAAAACTCATCTTGAAAACGACAGACATGGAGACGATATACGATTTGGGTGGAAAAATGATCGACAGCATACTCAAGGAAAAAGTGCAATCCGGAGACGTCATAACCATCGATAAAGCCACTGGGAAAATCACTCGTCTAGGTCGTTCTTTCGCCAGAGCCAGAGACTACGATGCTACCGGTCACCAGACCAGGTTCGTTCAGTGCCCTGAGGGGGAACTGCAGAAACGGAAAGAAGTGGTTCATACGGTCACCTTGCACGAGATCGACGTCATAAACAGTAGGACCCACGGTTTCTTGGCGCTCTTTTCCGGGGATACAGGGGAGATAAAGCCCGAGGTTCGAGAACAGATTAACGGAAAG GTGGCCGAATGGAGGGAAGAAGGCAAAGCTGAGATCATTCCGGGTGTCCTATTCATAGATGAGGTACACATGTTGGACATTGAATGTTTCTCTTTTTTGAATCGGGCTTTAGAGAACGAGATGGCGCCAATTGTGATCATGGCCACCAACCGTGGTATTACTAAAATCAGGGGTACTAACTACAAGTCACCACATGGAATACCTCTTGATCTCTTGGACAGGTTGATAATCGTGCCTACTCAGCCTTATGAGGAGAAGGAATTAAGggaaattttaag TATACGATGTGAGGAAGAGGACTGTCAGATGACGGACAACGCCTTAACGGTACTCACAAGAATCGCCAAAGAAACGTCTTTGCGTTACGGTATGCAGCTCATAATGACCTCCTTCCTGATTGCTAAGAAACGTAAGGCTCCGGAGGTGGACGTTGAAGATATTAAAAGAGCCTATACCTTGTTCTTCGATGACGGTAGGTCCGTTCAGTTCCTCAGAGAGTACCAACAGGAATTTTTGTACAGCGCTG ATGACGATGTACAAATGGAAATCGAGGAATCTGATCAATGA
- the LOC123321129 gene encoding circadian clock-controlled protein daywake-like, whose protein sequence is MAPKFNYYLQSSNSLFKSVTDYALYIPYPLVFYENCNSSFNHRYSKSINTLNIAADTFKKCSRKDAACLKDAIQDAFPKLKDGIPELGVPSLDPLHLGNMVIGAGGQAVGVVQKYQDAEFYGLSNSIIDDFIFDIDGGKIALNFTAPVAYFNASYELNGKILVLPIVGHGQCSFTLVGSHGDIDFKIETYTRNHQKHIRATEFTFEIVLDRLIFNLDNLFDGNAELSENMLKVLNENWEPLYREVIGQYAAVSGKALTKLMNEFFAKVPISELFLD, encoded by the exons aTGGCTCCCAAATTTAACTACTACCTGCAGTCATCGAAT AGTCTCTTCAAATCAGTGACAGACTACGCTCTTTACATACCGTATCCACtagttttttatgaaaattgtaATTCGAGCTTCAATCATAGATACTCAAAATCCATAAACACTCTAAACATTGCAGCCGATACCTTCAAGAAGTGCTCTAGGAAGGACGCAGCCTGTTTGAAGGACGCCATACAAGACGCTTTTCCAAAGTTGAAGGATG GAATACCAGAGTTGGGCGTACCTTCCTTAGATCCTCTTCATCTTGGGAACATGGTGATAGGAGCTGGGGGTCAGGCAGTAGGAGTGGTGCAGAAGTACCAAGACGCGGAGTTTTACGGTCTTTCAAACTCAATAATCGACGATTTCAT CTTCGATATTGATGGAGGAAAGATCGCCCTAAATTTCACAGCACCTGTTGCGTATTTTAACGCGTCGTATGAACtaaatggaaaaattcttgTTCTTCCAATTGTTGGTCACGGACAGTGTTCCTTTACCTTAG TTGGCTCTCATGGCGATATCGATTTCAAAATCGAAACCTACACGAGGAACCACCAGAAACACATCAGGGCTACGGAGTTCACCTTCGAGATCGTTTTAGATCGATTGATTTTCAATCTGGATAATCTTTTCGATGGCAATGCTGAACTTTCCGAAAATATGCTGAAAGTTTTGAACGAAAATTGGGAACCGTTGTACAGGGAGGTTATAGGTCAATATGCCGCTGTTTCCGGAAAGGCTTTGACCAAATTGATGAACGAATTCTTTGCCAAAGTTCCCATTTCTGAATTATTCCTAGACTGA
- the LOC123321127 gene encoding circadian clock-controlled protein daywake-like: MTNFEILIGCACVLLHSIVVPSSGAKLPEDWTRCRINEPDSNECLKKAVEEAIHKLINPAPEVGLTSLDPLLIPALTIGAGSGPVNVAQNFKNIKLHGLTGSIVLNATFDQENTRLLAESITPVLRLEADYSMNGRILLLPIQGNGPCNVTLINTHINHTLQGEKVQKKGKEYIRIVSYNVTLYPDKVEFKFDNLFNGDERLGAEINRVLNENQDAVFGDVRGGYEQSFGLIFQGLANRLFNRVALKDVFLNLSSSFFKRCRASDKVCLKDAIEDGIRKLEKGLPSFGLVPLDPLVIPEMAIQAGSIVNVQQHYRNVTVTGTKDITLSDAYIDLNKGVLFIAMSYPAFQLDADYNMTGRVLVLPVVGQGKCRINLDKPRPTYKAKFDIFQRKGKRYGRITSQEYHVNAGFARYYFENIFKGDKRLGEEINKVLNDNWKEIYDELVPSYEAAIGSWLSSIANRFFARVPINEIFLPEE, encoded by the exons ATGACGAATTTCGAAATTCTAATCGGTTGTGCTTGTGTGCTACTTCACAGCATCGTAGTACCATCTAGTGGAGCAAAATTGC CTGAAGACTGGACAAGGTGCAGAATCAACGAACCCGATTCCAACGAATGCCTGAAGAAGGCAGTGGAAGAAGCCATCCACAAACTGATAAACCCAGCGCCAGAGGTTGGCCTCACCTCCCTCGACCCCCTACTGATTCCGGCCCTGACCATCGGGGCAGGATCGGGCCCAGTCAACGTGGCCCAgaacttcaaaaacatcaagtTGCACGGTCTAACTGGCTCCATCGTACTGAATGCCAC GTTCGACCAGGAGAACACGCGACTGTTGGCGGAGTCCATAACGCCGGTCCTGAGACTCGAGGCTGACTACAGCATGAATGGTAGAATTCTTCTTCTTCCCATTCAAGGGAATGGACCTTGCAACGTCACACTCA TAAACACCCACATAAACCACACCCTCCAGGGTGAGAAGGTACAGAAGAAGGGCAAGGAGTACATCAGGATTGTGAGCTACAACGTGACCCTCTACCCCGACAAGGTGGAGTTCAAGTTCGACAACCTCTTCAATGGCGACGAGAGATTAGGCGCGGAGATCAATAGAGTGCTGAACGAGAACCAAGATGCTGTATTTGGTGATGTTAGGGGAGGTTACGAGCAGAGCTTCGGCCTCATTTTCCAAGGCTTGGCCAACAGGCTGTTCAACAGGGTGGCGTTGAAAGACGTGTTTCTTAATTTATCCT CTTCATTTTTCAAGAGATGTAGGGCTAGCGATAAGGTCTGTCTTAAGGATGCGATAGAAGATGGTATCAGGAAGTTAGAAAAAG GTTTGCCTTCATTTGGATTGGTACCACTAGATCCTTTGGTAATTCCAGAGATGGCAATACAAGCCGGATCCATTGTTAATGTACAACAACATTACAGGAATGTTACTGTAACAGGAACGAAGGATATTACATTATCTGACGCTTA CATCGATTTGAATAAAGGAGTTTTGTTCATTGCCATGTCCTACCCTGCCTTCCAATTGGACGCAGACTACAATATGACAGGCAGGGTTTTGGTACTTCCGGTGGTTGGTCAAGGAAAATGCAGGATAAATTTAG ACAAACCAAGGCCTACCTACAAAGCCAAATTCGACATATTCCAAAGAAAGGGTAAAAGATACGGAAGAATTACCAGTCAAGAGTACCATGTAAACGCCGGTTTCGCCAGGTACTACTTCGAGAACATCTTCAAAGGCGACAAGAGGCTTGGTGAAGAGATCAACAAAGTGTTGAACGACAACTGGAAAGAAATCTACGATGAACTCGTGCCAAGCTATGAAGCAGCTATTGGTTCTTGGTTGAGCAGTATAGCCAATAGGTTCTTCGCGAGGGTACCCATCAATGAGATCTTCTTGCCTGAGGAATGA
- the LOC123321128 gene encoding protein takeout-like translates to MKFLVVIFSLLSISLAQKLPFGFKRCSIKDNECLVEAVQEAIPKFKDGIKEFGIPPTDPLFIPEMSIGGGQQVIQLNQVYKNVSLKGLSNSKVTSFSFDMKDERILLYTTVDKLVISGHYTASGKILLLPVDGSGPFTIVLDQPVGTLLVDFAIHSKKGQKHLRANSAKLLFDVSHASYNFTNLLKRNRNIEQSLGKVLNENWKEIFDELVPFYTDAYAQALLQVVNRFFSRVPLSEVFLDYEYRQ, encoded by the exons ATGAAATTTTTAGTagttattttttctttattgagcatatctttgGCTCAGAAATTAC CTTTTGGTTTCAAGAGATGCAGCATCAAAGATAATGAATGTCTTGTAGAAGCTGTTCAAGAAGCCATCCCAAAATTCAAAGATG GCATCAAGGAATTCGGTATACCACCAACCGATCCCCTATTCATCCCAGAGATGAGTATAGGGGGTGGTCAACAAGTCATCCAACTAAACCAAGTGTACAAGAATGTCAGCTTGAAGGGTTTGTCGAATTCCAAAGTCACCAGTTTCAG ttttgaCATGAAAGACGAAAGGATCCTTCTGTATACCACTGTTGACAAGCTGGTGATAAGCGGACATTACACTGCCAGCGGTAAGATTCTTCTTCTTCCAGTGGATGGCAGTGGACCTTTCACCATAGTTCTTG ATCAACCCGTTGGGACTCTCCTGGTAGATTTTGCGATTCACTCAAAGAAGGGTCAGAAGCATCTCAGGGCCAACTCAGCCAAGCTTCTTTTCGACGTCTCTCACGCCTCATACAATTTTACCAACCTGCTGAAGAGGAACAGAAACATAGAACAGAGTTTGGGAAAAGTGTTGAACGAGAACTGGAAAGAAATTTTCGACGAACTGGTACCATTCTACACAGACGCCTACGCTCAAGCCCTTCTTCAAGTGGTGAACAGATTCTTCTCCAGGGTACCACTCTCAGAAGTCTTCTTGGACTACGAATATAGACAGTGA